Proteins encoded in a region of the Solanum dulcamara chromosome 9, daSolDulc1.2, whole genome shotgun sequence genome:
- the LOC129903382 gene encoding ATP-dependent 6-phosphofructokinase 3-like — MHSLNKKIVMGDDGYVLEDVPHLFDYIPNLPTYPNSLQDNPSYSVVNQYFVDEDDTVPQNIVVRKNTPRGIHFHRAGPCQKVYFKPEDVNACIVTCGGLCPGLNTVIKEIVCSLYHMYGVSRVVEIDGGYRGFYSKNTIPLTPKVVNDIHKRSGTILGTSRGGHVTKKIVDSIQHQGINQVYIIEGDGTQRGAAVIYEEIKRRGLNVAVVGIPKTIDNDIPVIDKSFGFDSAVEEAQHAINAAHVEATNFENGIGVVKLMGWDSGFIAMYASLASRDVDCCLIPKSHFYLEGRGGVFEYIQHRLKENGHMVIVIAEDA, encoded by the coding sequence ATGCATAGTTTGAACAAGAAAATCGTGATGGGTGATGATGGTTATGTTCTAGAAGACGTTCCTCATTTGTTTGATTACATTCCTAATCTTCCTACTTATCCTAATTCATTGCAGGACAATCCTTCATATTCAGTCGTTAATCAGTATTTTGTCGATGAGGATGATACAGTTCCTCAAAACATTGTTGTCCGCAAGAACACTCCAAGAGGGATACATTTTCATCGAGCTGGTCCTTGTCAGAAAGTTTATTTTAAGCCAGAAGATGTTAATGCATGTATTGTAACATGTGGAGGGTTATGTCCTGGTCTCAACACAGTTATCAAGGAAATAGTATGTAGCCTATACCATATGTATGGTGTAAGCAGAGTTGTGGAGATAGATGGAGGATATCGAGGTTTCTATTCAAAAAACACGATTCCTTTGACACCCAAGGTTGTGAATGATATCCATAAACGTAGTGGAACCATTCTTGGGACATCTCGAGGAGGTCATGTTACCAAGAAAATAGTAGATAGCATTCAACATCAGGGTATAAATCAGGTTTATATAATTGAAGGAGATGGAACCCAGAGAGGAGCAGCGGTGATATATGAGGAAATTAAAAGGCGTGGTCTCAATGTTGCAGTTGTTGGAATTCCCAAGACAATTGATAATGATATACCAGTTATTGACAAGTCTTTTGGTTTTGATTCTGCAGTTGAGGAAGCCCAACATGCTATTAATGCTGCTCATGTTGAAGCTACCAATTTTGAGAATGGAATTGGTGTTGTGAAGTTAATGGGATGGGATAGTGGGTTCATAGCGATGTATGCTAGTCTTGCTAGTCGAGATGTTGACTGTTGTTTGATTCCAAAATCACATTTCTATCTTGAAGGACGTGGTGGAGTGTTTGAGTATATACAACATAGGCTCAAAGAGAATGGACACATGGTTATCGTCATAGCTGAAGATGCTTGA